DNA sequence from the Gadus morhua chromosome 21, gadMor3.0, whole genome shotgun sequence genome:
GTTGTATACCTTTAGATATTAGGAGTTATGATCTACAACTTCTTTCAAAGTGGATTATGGTATGGGTTTTAAGAACCAGTCAATTTTAGTACAATTACACTTTACCATGTCGCTTTGTTTAAAGCCAGATTAGCTCAGCTAAAAGGATTCAGTAAAGTCATACAAAAAATAGTACCTCTGACAGTGTTAACATATTCTAAAGTCTCTTCTAATCCTCTAGGAGTCGCTTGTACACAGTGATTCAGATTTAGCCCCTCTTCTTCATTGCAAAATTTCCCCCAAATACTTCCTGGTCCCTCCCACTGCACCTCTCCTATTGGCCAGAAGCCTGGTGTGGTTGGAGGAAGCTCACGGGGCCTAGGTGGGGCTAGACGTCTAGATCATCTGGCCGCGGCCTGACACTCATCCGGCTGCTGGCCCGGCTGCACGGCCGCGGCTCCAGCAGCGCCAGGGGCTGCATCTCGTGTGCAGCTGCGGATGACGTCAGTTTCTTATGCTCGTGCGTATCGTCGGGGAAATCAAAAGCCTGCGCGTGGGAGTTTGAGATAGTGCTGCCCGCGCCGTGCTGGCCCAGCTGGTTCTGCTCCGTGGAATAGTTGGTCCAGTTCTGCTCGGTGGCTTGCTTGTTGTAGTTGCGACATGAGCCGGTACCGCGCTCGCCCGTGGCCAGCTTGTAGCCCGGCGGGGACATGGGCGAGAGcggggcggtgggggaggagcaGCCATTGTAGTAGGCGTACTTGGCTGTGGAAAGATCTTTGGGGGTATGGCTCAGGGTGCCAGCGCTGGGGTAGAGGGTGGGCGGCTGGCGGCCCTTCACACGGTCCTTGATCCTCTTGAAGAACACGTAGAAGAGCTCGATGACGTTGAGCAGCAGGGACACCAGCGACACCACCAGCATGAAGATGATGAACACCGTCTTCTCTGTGGGCCGAGACAGGAAACAGTCCACCCTGTGGGGACAGGGTTCTCTCTCGCAGGTGTACACCGCTGCCAGACTGAAGCCGTATATGTACCACTGGATGACCAGGAAGCCCACCTCGAACATGGACTTGAAGAAGATGCTGACGATGTAGGTTCTCAGCAGGGCGCCCTTCATCTTCACCTTGCCGTGC
Encoded proteins:
- the gja1b gene encoding gap junction alpha-1 protein, giving the protein MGDWSALGRLLDKVQAYSTAGGKVWLSVLFIFRILVLGTAVESAWGDEQSAFNCNTQQPGCENVCYDKSFPISHVRFWVLQIIFVSTPTLLYLAHVFYLMRKEQKLNRKEEMLKAVQNDGGDVDIPLRKIEMKKLKHGLEEHGKVKMKGALLRTYIVSIFFKSMFEVGFLVIQWYIYGFSLAAVYTCEREPCPHRVDCFLSRPTEKTVFIIFMLVVSLVSLLLNVIELFYVFFKRIKDRVKGRQPPTLYPSAGTLSHTPKDLSTAKYAYYNGCSSPTAPLSPMSPPGYKLATGERGTGSCRNYNKQATEQNWTNYSTEQNQLGQHGAGSTISNSHAQAFDFPDDTHEHKKLTSSAAAHEMQPLALLEPRPCSRASSRMSVRPRPDDLDV